CGCTCAGCCAGTCCGGAGACACCGTTGAAGGACAGAAGGCTCCGGATGATCAGAACCGTGCTGCGGTGAAAGCCCGTTTTCGGCGGCAGCAATCGCCACCGCCATAGCCACCCTGGCCGGTCGCTGGACAGGCCGACGCCGCGGACGCCCTCCGCATCTTTTTCCTCTGCCGCCAGATCAGCGGTTGGACATTGGCGGCTGCGCGCTAGTCGAACGGCCCGTCGCAACCCTCCACTTCCGGCAGGCTGAACAGGCAGTCATCCAGTTCCGCATCGATGTGATGCCGGGTCCAGATCACTTCATTGGCCTTCACCCCATCATAATAGAGCCGGACGCGCCGCGGCTGCACCCAGTTCACGCCCGGGTTTGAATAGAAGTCCGAATAGATACGCTGATGCCAGCCGCGTTCCGTGTCGAAGGCAACACTGAGAATGGCGTGATCCGTATGGGCGATGGCGAATTGGGTTTCGCCGCCTGCCGGGTCCGTGACGCGCACCCAATAAGCCGGTTTGCCGTCGATCAGATCATCCGGCAGGCGCGACAGCGTATAGCCCTCATCCAGTGCGTGACGGATGACGCCAAACCCAAAATTGGAGGCCCAGCGCGCGTCAGAGGCACTTTCGGGCTGCGGACCCTGCGCCGTTGAGGTGACCGCCCCGTCAAAGGCGACATCGATGATCGGCACACCGTCGCGCAAGGATGTGATCCGGACCTTGCCGTCCGCGCGGTGCGCGTCCGCCTTCCCGGACTCATAAACCCGGTACATGGTGTGGCGCTCATGCCGTGTCGCTTCGCCGCCCCGATAGAAAACGGCGTAGCCGTCCATGGAGAGCGTCTCCGGTCGGACCCAGTTCTCGCCACCTGCCGCTGCGTGCGCCGCGCGCATAATGTCCGTGCCCGTGCGCTCCGGCGCGTCCGGAAACAGCGCCGGATAGTCCTGCGCCGTCGCGCAGGCCGACAGGAGCAGCGTCAGCGCGACCGCCTTAGTGAGCGTGCGGATCAAGGCCAAAATCCCTGTATTTGCCAAGCGTGAGCAGCAACGCTCCGCCGATCAGGAAACCGAAGGACGCCAGCATCAGAACGCCGGAATAGTCAGGACTGTCACCGCGGATCAGGTTGAAGATGATCGGCGAGGTGCCCGATCCGAGCCCGAAAGCAGCATAGATCAGCCCGTAGATGCGGCCATAGGATTTCATCCCGAAATAGCGGCTGACGAAATAGGCCATCAGATCGAACTCGACCCCCGCGGCGAGCCCCACCAGGATGAGCGCGACGACGTTCAGGGCGACGGGATGGTTCCCCATTAATATCCAGCAGCCGACCGCCGGCACGGACAGAAACACGAAGCCGATCAGCGGTGCCCAGATACGGTCGACCAGATAGCCCCCCACCAGCCGCCCAACCATGGTGGAAAGACCGATCACGCCAGCCCCGATCAGCAGGCTGGCCGACTGGTTCGCCGTATAGCCCTTGTCGAGCAGAATGAATTTGGAGTTGGCGATAATGCCGGAGACGACCGCGCCGAGCAGCATGAAACAGAATAGGATCACCCAGAAGCGGTAGTCGGCGTAAATCTCCTTGACCGTCAGTCCCGGCATCGGATTGACGTCCTGCTGCTTCGATTTCATGTAAACATAGCCGACATAGGCGAGGAAGAAGGCCGCCATCAGAGCGATCGCTTTCTGCGCACCGTTGGGCGTGCTGAGCACGGTAATGACGACCGCACACAGGGCGATGGCGATCAGGATTGGCACCCAGATCCAGCTCATCAGTGAGCGCTCCATCGACGTATCGACATCGGCGAGTTGTCGATCTTCCTTCTCGTCCCTGAACAGAATGATGGCGAGTGGAAGTGACAGGATCAACGGTAGAGCCCCGACGCCGACATAAGCCCAGCGCCATCCGAACGCGTTGATCATGGCTTGGATCGTGGGCGACGCAATGAAGCCGTAAAGTCCGGTGCCAGTCAGGGCGATCCCGAGGGCCAATCCCCGATAGCGGTCGAAATTATTGACGATGGCCTTGGTCCAGGTGATCGGCAGCGTCGCCGAGCCGAGCACCGCCGTGATGAAGAAAATCAGGTAGAAGACGCGCGGATCATTCGTCATCTGGGAAAAGGCCATGGTCCCAAGACCCAGCGCGACGATGGAGGGCAGCAGGACTTTCCGGGCGCCATATCGATCAACCAGCTGTCCCGCGACGGGCGCACCGATCAACACACCTGACGTCATGAATAGAAATCCGGCGGTGATGACCTCACGCGACCACCCAAATTCTCTGGCTAATTCCGGGCCGATAATGATCAGTGCCCAATAGGGCAGAGGCGAGAGGCACAGAGCGATACCGACCAGACTGGCCAAAACGATCGGCCAGCCTCGCCGCCATTCACCCATTTTCGACGTTCCGGCGTCGTCTCCGGCTAAATCCGCCATGTAGCGTCCCCCCAATTTTTTGTTTGCGACAAGCGCGCTTCTGCCCGACAACATCTCCCATGACTTGCGACATGACAAGGCGAAGTGGGTCTTCTGCTCGGCAATGCGTCTCATGACCTGTGATCTGACACGCCGACATACGCTTATCGGGCTGGCCGCCTCGTCTCTGCTGATGCCTGCCTGCCAGCCTTCCAGCCGCAAGCTGGACGCCGATGTGATCGTTCTCGGGGCCGGCCTGTCCGGTCTCTACACTGCCATGCTGCTGGAAGATTCGGGTTTCACTGTCAGGGTGATCGAAGCCCTGCCACGTGTCGGCGGACGCATGTTCACCCTCGATCACGGCGATGGCTATACGGAAGGCGGCGGACAGCAGATCGGGGCCAGCTATGCGCGCGTTCTGGATGTGGCGGCGGAACTGGGCGTCCCGCTCTATGCCGAGACCGGGCGGGGTCCGGCCACGTCCCACTATCTCAACGACGCGTGGCAATTGGGCAGCGTCGACATTCCGGTCTTTCCGGAGCCGTTCCGCAACACGCCGCCGGGGTCCGTTCTGTTCCGCCTGCTGGCCCGGACGCCAGGTTTCGACCGGCCCGATGGCTGGCTCGACCCCGCGCCGGAGCTGGACATCTCCGCCGCGCAATTCCTGACGCAGAACGGCTTTTCTCAGGCAGCACAAGGGCTGATCGATCGCGCGCTCAATGCCAATGACCTGTCCAGCTATTCCATGCTCAATCTGCACCGGACCTGGCAGCTCTACCAGCAAAGCGCCGGAATGGGCGCGACACAATATGTCGAAGGCGGCAGTCAGCGTCTGCCCGAAGCCATGGCGGCGAGCCTCAACCAGCCCGTCCTGACGGACCATCCCGTAACGGAGATTGCACTGGAAGCCGGTCGCGGCACGGTCCGGACATCGCGTGGGTCCTTTACGGGCGCGCACATCGTCTGCACCCTGCCCTTCCCGGCGCTGCGCCGGATCCGACTGTCGGGCTTCGATACGCCGCTGCCATTGACCGAAGCCATTGACGGGTTGGCCTACACGCAGATCATGCAGGTCCATATGCGCGCCAAAACCGACTATTGGACGACGGATGATCTGGCCCCGAGCCTCTGGACCGATACGGACCTGGAACGCGTCTTCGCGGATTCGGGCCGGGACGGCAGCCTGTCGGGCTTCCAGCGCGGATGGGTCAATGGCACGGGCGTCGCGCACTGGATGCACGACACGGCGAGTGCGCAGCAGCGTTATGTCCAGCGCCTGGCGGAATTACGGCCCGCCTCGCAGGGTCAGCTCGACCCGCTCGCCCTGATCGACTGGACCACCAATAATCCGTTCGCAGGCGGGGCCTATTATCACTGGCAACCCGGTCAGGCTGCGCGGTTTGGGCGCGATATGGGACGGCCGATCGGTCCTTTGCGTTTCGCCGGCGAACATCTCGGTCTATTGCACACGGGTATGGAAGCCGCCATGGAGTCGGCAGAACGCACCGCGCTCGACATCATAGAGGGGAATACGTGAGTAACCGGAAGGGACATCTGGCAGAAATGGCCGATGGGGCATCCAGCGCAGAACTGGACTTTCTATTCGCAGAAGGCCGGGAGCGAACATTCCAGCCCGGCGAGCATCTGATCACGGAAGGCGAGCGGACGGACTATTTCTACGACGTGCTGGACGGCACGGTCGCCCTGGCCCGCAATGGCCGGGACGGACGGCGGCAGATCCTGTCCTTTCTCGGCGCGCGGCAGTTCCTGGGCGCGAGCTCGACCGAGCGCTATCCCAATCTGGCAACCGCACTGACCGAAGTGAAGGCGATCTGCTATCCGCGCAATGCGCTCGAACGCGTGCTCGAAACGACGCCCGGATTTGCGTCCGAATTCCGGACGGTGCTGACCCGTATTCTGGAAAGCGCGCACGACCATGTCTATACGATCGGCCAGCGCAGCGCGGTCGAACGCGTCGCGTCCTTCCTGCTCTATCTGCGCGCCAATCAGGCCCGGTTCGATCCCGTCGGCCCGCGCGACAAGTCGACCCATATCGAATTGCCCATGACCCGGCTCGACATTGCCGACTTTCTCGGTCTGACGATCGAAACGGTCAGCCGCGCTTTTTCGTCGCTGAAACGATCCGGGATCATAGCCTTCAAGGACAGCCATTCCTGCGAGATCGTCAATCTGGACAAGATCCGGGAACTGGGTGGCCGGGAAGACTTCACAGAGCATCGCGGTCGCGCCTGAGCGCTGCATCCCGTCGTCTTGGAATAGGTCAAACGCCGATCGATCAGGCGCGCTACTAACGGCCCCTATCAATAAGGGACAGACATCATGACCAATCCGCTGAAAGAACAAATGCCGACACTCGCGCGCCACGAAGGCGTCTGGGAGGGCGTCTACCGCCATTATGATGCGGACGGCAACAAGACGGATGAGCACAAGTCCAAGCTCGTCTGTCGCTTCCCGGATGAAGGCCACCCCTATCATCAGACGAACTATTATACCTGGGATGATGGCCGTACGGATACGCGTGATTTCCCAGCCACGGTCGAGGGCGGACGTCTTCGCTGGGATAATGAGTTCATTCAGGGCTGGGCTGCGGATGTGCAGCTCGATGATTTCGGGCGGTCCACCATGCTGAACTGGACCCGCACGGGAGAGCCCGATCTTTATCTTTACGAGATGATCCAGATCAGTGACGATGGCCAGAAGCGGGCCCGCGTCTGGCAGTGGTTCAAGAACGACAAGCTGATTTCAAGAACGCTCGTCGATGAGCATAAGGTCAGCGACGACTGGACGGGTCAATAGACCCGGCCCCAACCGCCGCAATCTGGGCTCGATAAGCTCGATCCCAACAAAAAAGGCGCGCTCGAGAGCGCGCCTTTTTCATGTCTGGTTTTGCCGCGCAATCAGCTCGGCGGTGCGGCCCGCAGGGACGCCGTCGCTGTGGGGCGTTCGCGCCATGGGAAGCGGTAGAAAATATGGCTGCCGACCTGACGCGTCTGTTCGAGCGTAGCCGACCAGACAGGTGAAACCTGTGTCGTATGATAATGTGTCGACCGGCCGACCAGACTGCGCGGGGACTGTGTCAGCACGAAACGGGCGACATCCTGTGATTCCGTCCACGATTCGCCTGTCGGGACGCGGTCCATCGATCCGTCGCAAGTAAAGCTGAACTGACAACCTGTCCGGCGTTCGGAGCCCTGATAGACGACACCACAGATGGAATCGGGGAAATGCTTGGATGCAACGCGGTTGCGAATGACCTGGGCCACGGCGACCTGCCCTGAACGGCTCTCAGAACGCGCTTCATAATAGACGGCTTCGGCCAGGCACAGCGCTTCGCGCATTTCGGCATCGCTTTGCAGGCGCAGCGAGCGCGTATCGCGGTCGACATCACCCAGATCGAAATGAACACGCTGCAACGGTGTCTCGACCATGGCGTCGGGGCCGTACAGTTCAGCCAGACGGCGCACGGTCGCACTGTCGCTTGTGGGTTCCGCCACGCGGCGGAAATCCATCGCAGCGTTGGTCAGAACGACCTCTGCGCGCTGGTTGGAGGCCTTGTCGGCCGCAGCAGGCAAGGTGATGGAACCTGCGACAACTGTCGCAAGGCCCAAGGCCCATCCTGCAAAAATCTGACGCTTCGGTCTCATACCGTCGCTCCCTGCAATTTTCGCCGCGGCCTTGCAAGCGACGCGCCGATCCTTTCGGTCTGCGTCAGCTTTGTGAACGAGTGCTGTGACAAACTTGCCACGCCGCTTTGCGAATTAAGGTTAAAATCGAATAAAGCCCGTCATGGGGCGTCTGGCCATCCGTTATCGGTTATGGCCGCTCATTGTTTCGTGAGCACCATATAAGGCCTGATCGCGCAAATGCAAGATCAGCTAACATGCTGTTAGAAAAGGCTTTCTAATTCAGCGCTTCGCGCGAATCGCCGCTTGAGCCGCCGCAAGACGCGCAATCGGCACGCGATAGGGCGAGCAGGACACATAATCGAGCCCGGTTCGTTGGCAGAAGTCGATCGAGGCCGGATCGCCCCCATGTTCGCCGCAAATACCCAGTTTCAGTCCGGATTTCCGGCCTCGCCCGCGTTCCGTCGCGATCTGGATCAGATCGCCGACACCGTCCTGGTCCAGCGTCACGAATGGGTCCTTATCCATGATTCCCGCGCGGACATAGTCCGGCAGGAACTTGCCCGCATCATCACGCGACAGGCCGAACGTCGTCTGGGTCAGATCATTTGTTCCGAAGCTGAAGAAATCGGCAAATTCGGCGATGGCACCGGCCCGCAGAGCCGCCCGTGGCAGTTCGATCATCGTGCCCACTGTATAATCTGATACGCCGATATCCCGCGCGACCGCGTCGATACGCTCGCGCAGAAGCCTCAGCTCGATTTCGCCGCTCACCAGCGGGATCATGATTTCGGCGACAGGCGTCGTTCCCGTCTCCTTCGCCACAAGCGCTTGCGCCTCGAGAATGGCGCGCGCCTGCATTTCATAGATCTCCGGATAGGAAATGCCGAGGCGGCAACCGCGATGACCCAGCATCGGATTGGTCTCTTCCAGCTCCCGCGCCCGGCTCATCAATTCACTGGCCGGCACACCGATGGATTCCGCGACTGCCGCAATATCGGCTTCCGCGTGCGGCAGGAATTCGTGCAAGGGCGGATCCAGCAGTCGGATCGTGCAGGGACGGTCTTCCATGACCCGGAATATGGCAGCGAAGTCGTCGCGCTGTACGGGCAAAATCTTGGCGAGCGCTTCCCGGCGCGCCTCTTCGCTGTCAGCCAGGATCATTTCTCGGAAATGGGCCAGACGATCGGCTTCGAAAAACATGTGCTCGGTCCGGCACAGGCCGATCCCTTCGGCCCCAAAACCCTTGGCCGTCTCGACGTCGAGCGGCGTCTCGGCGTTGGTGCGCACTTGCAGCGTCCGGGCCGCATCGGCCCAACCCATCACCTTGGCGAAATCGCCTGAGAGTTCCGGCTGGATCATCGACACTTCACCGGCGAAGACCTGGCCAGTTGCGCCGTCCACCGTCACGATATCGCCTTGCTTTATCGTGCGGCCTGCGCAGGTGAACTGCCCGGCGGCATAGTCGATCTTGATGTCGCCTGCACCAGAGACGCAGGGCGTGCCCATGCCGCGGGCCACGACGGCTGCGTGAGAGGTCATGCCGCCCCGTGCGGTTACGATGGCTTCGGCAGCATGCATGCCGTGAATATCTTCAGGCGAGGTCTCGACGCGCACCAGAATGACCTTGTGCCCGGCCCTCACCATGGCCTCGGCATCATCCGAGGTGAAGACGACTTCGCCGATCGCCGCGCCCGGAGAGGCTGGCAGGCCGCTGGCGATGATGTCGCGCGACGCGTCCGGGTCCAGCGTCGGGTGCAGAAGCTGATCCAGCGACAACGGATCAACCCGCATCAGGGCTTCATCCGTCGAGATCGAGCCATCCTCGGCCATATCGACGGCGATTTTCAGCGCCGCTCGGGCGGTGCGCTTGCCCGTCCGGGTCTGCAGCATCCAAAGTTTGCCCCGTTCCACGGTGAACTCGATATCCTGCATGTCGCGATAATGGGCTTCAAGGCGAACAAAGACGTCGGCCAACTGCTGATAGACTTCGGGCAGCGCTTCTTCCATGGACGGCGCGTCCTCGCCCATCGACAGACGGGATTCCCGGGTCAAAGTCTGCGGCGTGCGGATGCCTGCGACCACATCCTCGCCCTGTGCATTGATCAGAAATTCGCCGTAATAGCGGTTCTCGCCCGTCGACGGATCGCGGGTGAACGCCACGCCGGTGGCGGACGTGTCGCCCATATTGCCGAACACCATGGCCTGCACATTAACGGCAGTGCCCCAGGCGGCGGGGATGTCGTTCAGGCGGCGATAGACGACGGCTCGTTCATTCATCCAGCTACCGAAGACGGCATCGACGGCGCCTTGCAACTGTTCGCGCGCATCCTGCGGGAAGTCTCGGCCCAGCGCGTCGCGCACAGCGGCCTTATACTGTTCGATGACACCGGCCCAGTCATCCGCCGTCATCTCCGTATCGTTGCGATAGCCCGCATCGAGCTTCGCATCTTCGAGAATGTCTTCGAATGTGTGGTGATGCACGCCCATCACGACATCGGAATACATGGTGATGAAGCGGCGATAACTATCCAGCGCGAAGCGGCGATCCCCTGACAGCTCTGCCAGCCCCGCGACCGTTTCGTCGTTCAGGCCAAGGTTCAATACCGTATCCATCATACCGGGCATGGAGGCGCGCGCGCCCGATCGGACCGAGACGAGCAGCGGATTAGTCGGATCACCGAACGTCTTGCCGGTCAGCGCCTCGATATGGCTGAGCCCGGTCTCGATCTGATCGTTCATATCGTCCGGATAGGTCTCGTCATGATCATAGTACCAGGTGCAGACATCGGTCGTCAGGGTGAAGCCCGGCGGCACGGGCAGGCCGAGGCTGGCCATTTCGGCCAGATTGGCACCCTTCCCGCC
This genomic window from Algimonas porphyrae contains:
- a CDS encoding MFS transporter, which gives rise to MADLAGDDAGTSKMGEWRRGWPIVLASLVGIALCLSPLPYWALIIIGPELAREFGWSREVITAGFLFMTSGVLIGAPVAGQLVDRYGARKVLLPSIVALGLGTMAFSQMTNDPRVFYLIFFITAVLGSATLPITWTKAIVNNFDRYRGLALGIALTGTGLYGFIASPTIQAMINAFGWRWAYVGVGALPLILSLPLAIILFRDEKEDRQLADVDTSMERSLMSWIWVPILIAIALCAVVITVLSTPNGAQKAIALMAAFFLAYVGYVYMKSKQQDVNPMPGLTVKEIYADYRFWVILFCFMLLGAVVSGIIANSKFILLDKGYTANQSASLLIGAGVIGLSTMVGRLVGGYLVDRIWAPLIGFVFLSVPAVGCWILMGNHPVALNVVALILVGLAAGVEFDLMAYFVSRYFGMKSYGRIYGLIYAAFGLGSGTSPIIFNLIRGDSPDYSGVLMLASFGFLIGGALLLTLGKYRDFGLDPHAH
- a CDS encoding flavin monoamine oxidase family protein, with product MTCDLTRRHTLIGLAASSLLMPACQPSSRKLDADVIVLGAGLSGLYTAMLLEDSGFTVRVIEALPRVGGRMFTLDHGDGYTEGGGQQIGASYARVLDVAAELGVPLYAETGRGPATSHYLNDAWQLGSVDIPVFPEPFRNTPPGSVLFRLLARTPGFDRPDGWLDPAPELDISAAQFLTQNGFSQAAQGLIDRALNANDLSSYSMLNLHRTWQLYQQSAGMGATQYVEGGSQRLPEAMAASLNQPVLTDHPVTEIALEAGRGTVRTSRGSFTGAHIVCTLPFPALRRIRLSGFDTPLPLTEAIDGLAYTQIMQVHMRAKTDYWTTDDLAPSLWTDTDLERVFADSGRDGSLSGFQRGWVNGTGVAHWMHDTASAQQRYVQRLAELRPASQGQLDPLALIDWTTNNPFAGGAYYHWQPGQAARFGRDMGRPIGPLRFAGEHLGLLHTGMEAAMESAERTALDIIEGNT
- a CDS encoding Crp/Fnr family transcriptional regulator, with translation MSNRKGHLAEMADGASSAELDFLFAEGRERTFQPGEHLITEGERTDYFYDVLDGTVALARNGRDGRRQILSFLGARQFLGASSTERYPNLATALTEVKAICYPRNALERVLETTPGFASEFRTVLTRILESAHDHVYTIGQRSAVERVASFLLYLRANQARFDPVGPRDKSTHIELPMTRLDIADFLGLTIETVSRAFSSLKRSGIIAFKDSHSCEIVNLDKIRELGGREDFTEHRGRA
- a CDS encoding cell wall hydrolase; translated protein: MRPKRQIFAGWALGLATVVAGSITLPAAADKASNQRAEVVLTNAAMDFRRVAEPTSDSATVRRLAELYGPDAMVETPLQRVHFDLGDVDRDTRSLRLQSDAEMREALCLAEAVYYEARSESRSGQVAVAQVIRNRVASKHFPDSICGVVYQGSERRTGCQFSFTCDGSMDRVPTGESWTESQDVARFVLTQSPRSLVGRSTHYHTTQVSPVWSATLEQTRQVGSHIFYRFPWRERPTATASLRAAPPS
- the ppdK gene encoding pyruvate, phosphate dikinase yields the protein MNQWVYKFGGGSSEGDTSMKNLLGGKGANLAEMASLGLPVPPGFTLTTDVCTWYYDHDETYPDDMNDQIETGLSHIEALTGKTFGDPTNPLLVSVRSGARASMPGMMDTVLNLGLNDETVAGLAELSGDRRFALDSYRRFITMYSDVVMGVHHHTFEDILEDAKLDAGYRNDTEMTADDWAGVIEQYKAAVRDALGRDFPQDAREQLQGAVDAVFGSWMNERAVVYRRLNDIPAAWGTAVNVQAMVFGNMGDTSATGVAFTRDPSTGENRYYGEFLINAQGEDVVAGIRTPQTLTRESRLSMGEDAPSMEEALPEVYQQLADVFVRLEAHYRDMQDIEFTVERGKLWMLQTRTGKRTARAALKIAVDMAEDGSISTDEALMRVDPLSLDQLLHPTLDPDASRDIIASGLPASPGAAIGEVVFTSDDAEAMVRAGHKVILVRVETSPEDIHGMHAAEAIVTARGGMTSHAAVVARGMGTPCVSGAGDIKIDYAAGQFTCAGRTIKQGDIVTVDGATGQVFAGEVSMIQPELSGDFAKVMGWADAARTLQVRTNAETPLDVETAKGFGAEGIGLCRTEHMFFEADRLAHFREMILADSEEARREALAKILPVQRDDFAAIFRVMEDRPCTIRLLDPPLHEFLPHAEADIAAVAESIGVPASELMSRARELEETNPMLGHRGCRLGISYPEIYEMQARAILEAQALVAKETGTTPVAEIMIPLVSGEIELRLLRERIDAVARDIGVSDYTVGTMIELPRAALRAGAIAEFADFFSFGTNDLTQTTFGLSRDDAGKFLPDYVRAGIMDKDPFVTLDQDGVGDLIQIATERGRGRKSGLKLGICGEHGGDPASIDFCQRTGLDYVSCSPYRVPIARLAAAQAAIRAKR